The following are from one region of the Mus musculus strain NOD/ShiLtJ chromosome 17 genomic scaffold, GRCm38.p6 alternate locus group NOD/ShiLtJ MMCHR17_CHO_IDD1 genome:
- the Olfr115 gene encoding olfactory receptor 115, producing MIMENITTMSGFLLMGFSDNRELQILQALLFLVTYLVGSAGNCIIITITTLDPQLKSPMYYFLKHLSILDLSSLSVTVPQYVDSSLARSGYISYEQCMLQILFFTCFAWDEMAILTVMSYDRYVAVCLPLHYEVIMSPRKCTWALAAVWLSGGVSGTLYTASTLSIRFCGDRIIHQFFCDVPQVLKLSCSNDYLVTIGVANILSAVAFACFIGIVISYVHIFSTVLRMPSAESRYKVFSTCLPHLFVVSLFLSTSTFAYLNPTADSPTALEFLFSILYTVLPPTINPVIYSLRNETIKRVVRKLLSSTKFTV from the coding sequence ATGATAATGGAAAATATAACCACGATGAGTGGATTCCTCCTCATGGGATTCTCTGACAACCGTGAGCTGCAGATCTTACAGGCTTTGCTCTTCTTGGTGACATACCTAGTCGGCTCAGCAGGGAACtgcatcattatcaccatcacaaCACTAGACCCACAGCTCAAGTCTCCAATGTATTACTTTCTGAAGCACCTTTCTATTCTGGACCTCTCATCACTCTCTGTCACAGTTCCCCAGTATGTTGACAGTTCCCTGGCACGAAGTGGCTACATTTCTTATGAACAGTGCATGCTGCAGATTCTTTTCTTTACATGTTTTGCCTGGGATGAGATGGCCATTCTCACAGTGATGTCATATGATCGTTATGTAGCTGTTTGCCTTCCTCTCCACTATGAGGTCATCATGAGTCCCAGAAAGTGCACTTGGGCTTTGGCAGCTGTGTGGCTAAGTGGAGGTGTCTCAGGAACACTATACACAGCAAGTACACTCTCTATCAGATTCTGTGGGGACAGAATAATCCACCAATTCTTTTGTGATGTCCCCCAGGTGCTCAAGCTCTCCTGCTCTAATGATTACCTTGTAACAATTGGAGTTGCTAATATCCTGTCTGCAGTGGCCTTTGCTTGCTTCATTGGGATTGTCATCTCCTATGTCCACATATTCTCCACAGTTCTCAGGATGCCCTCTGCTGAAAGCAGGTATAAGGTCTTCTCTACTTGCCTGCCCCATCTTTTTGTTGTCTCATTGTTTCTTTCTACAAGCACCTTTGCATATCTAAACCCAACCGCAGACTCTCCAACTGCTTTAGAGTTCTTATTTTCTATCCTTTACACAGTACTACCTCCAACTATCAATCCTGTTATTTACAGTTTGAGAAATGAGACAATAAAGAGGGTTGTAAGGAAGTTACTGTCGAGTACAAAATTCACTGTTTAG